A segment of the Opitutia bacterium genome:
CGCCCCCGGCGGGCTCAATGGTTTCTACAGCATCGCCGGCCGGAAGTTCGACGTCGGCCTGCACGCGATGACCAACTTCGTGCCGCCCGGCGTCAAAGGCACGCCGCTCACGAAGCTCCTCCGCCAGCTCCGCATCGACCGCGACGAGTTCGCGCTCTGCCCGCAAAAGCAATCAAAGATCGCCTTCGGCCCGCGCGGCGAAACGGCGCTGCGTTTCACCAACGACTTTGCCGTGCTCGACGCCGAGGTGCGCGAGAAATTCCCGCACGAAGCCGAAGGCTGGAGCCGCCTCGTCCAACTCGTCCGCACCTACGACGACGTGTCGCTCGACGCCCAGCCGCGCTCGGCGCGCGAAGTCGTCGCCCAGCACCTCCGCGACCCACTGCTCACCGACATGATCTTCTGCCCGGTGATGTATTACGGCAGCGCGCAGGAGCGGGACATGGAGTTCGGCCAGTTCGTGATCATGTTCAAGGCGCTCTACCTCGAAGGCTTCGCCCGGCCGCTCGATGGCGTGCGCGTGATCATCCGCGTGCTGCTCGAGAAATTCCGCCAAGCCGGCGGCGAGCGCCGCATGAAGTGCGGCGTCGCCCGCATCGTCGAGCGCGACGGACGCGCCGCTACGCTCATCCTCGACGACGGCTCGGAGATCACCGCCGACCACGTCATCTCGTCAGCCGGCTTCGCCGAGACAATGCGTCTGTGCGAGCCGGCCCGCACCGCCGAGGCGGCCGCAAACACCGGCCAGCTTTCTTACGCGGAAACGATTTCCGTTTTTCAATCCGCGCCGGCGACGTGGGGTTGGGGCGCCGACACGATCATCTTTTTCAATGACTCGCCGCGCTTCGCCTACGAGCGCGCGAGCGAGCCTGTGGACCTCCGCAGCGGCGTCATCTGTTTCCCGAACAACTTCGCGTATCCCGACGGTGCCGACCTGCCCGAGGGCCTCGTCCGCGTCACCTGCCTCGCGAACTTTGACCGGTGGGCAAACCTCCCCGAGGAAGCCTACCAAGCCGGGAAACGCCGCTGGTTCGACGCCATCCAGCGCAGCGCGCGGCGTTTCCTGCCGCCGGTGGACGACGCGGCGCTCGCCGCGCAACTCGTCACCACCGACATGTTCACGCCGCGCACAGTGAAAAAGTTCACCGGCCACCTGAACGGCGCGATCTACGGCGCGCCGCAAAAGATCCGCGACGGCCGCACACACCTGCGCAACCTCTACCTTTGCGGCACCGACCAGGGATTCCTTGGCATCATCGGTGCCATGCTCAGCGGAATCTCCATGGCCAACTACCACGTGCTGCAGGGGAGCGCGAAATAGCGCCGCCTTCCGCCGGGCGCTTGCCTCAACTTCCCGGTTGCCCTGCCTCCGCGCGCACTCTTACTTGGGCCGCTTTCATGGCCTACGACTGGCTCAAAGGAACCCACGATCACTACGACGTCATCGTCATCGGCAGCGGCCTCGGCGGCTTGACCGGCGCCAATGTGCTGGCCAAGTGCGGCCACAAGGTCCTGCTGCTCGAGCACCACTACCAACTCGGCGGCCTCGCGACGTGGTTCACCCGCAAAGGCGGACACATCTTCGACATCTCGCTGCACGGTTTCCCGCACGGCATGATCAAGTCCTGCCGCAAGTATTGGAGCCAGGACATCGCCGACGCCATCGTTCAGCTCAAAGGCGTGCGGTTCATCAACCCGCAGTTCCAGATCGACACGACGTTCGACCGCGACGACTTCACGCGCCAACTGATCGAGACGTTCAAGATCCCCGCCGAGACGGTGGAGCGTTTCTTCACCGACCTGCGCGCGATGAACTTCTACGACAACTCGACCGAGACCACCGGCGAGATGTTCGAGCGCTACTTCCCGGGCCGCGACGACGTGAAGCGACTCCTCATGGAGCCGATCGCCTACGCCAACGGCTCCACGATGAACGACCCCGCGATCACGTTCGGCATCGTGTTCTCGAATTTCATGAGCAAGGGCGTCTTCACGTTCCAAGGCGGCACGAACGTCCTGATCAAGCGCATGGCCGAGGAGCTGAAGAAGAACGGCGTGGAAATCCGCAAGCACGTCCTCGTCGAGAAAATCCTCACCGAGGAAGTCGACGGCCGAAAGCGCGTCTGCGGTGTCGTCGCCAACGGCAAAACCATCCGCTGCGGCGCCGTGCTCTCGAACTCGAACGTCAAGAACACCGTGCTGCGCATGGCGGGCGAGGAGAACTTCACACCCGAGTTCGTCGCCGCCACCAAAGCCGTGCGCGTGAACAGCAGCTCGTGCCAGGTCTACCTCGGCATCAAGAAAGGCGAGACGCTGCCGCACATCGGCGACCTCGTGTTCACGTCCGACGAGCCGAAATTCTCGAGCGAAGCGCTCGTCGGCCTGCACACGACGAGCCGGACGTTCTCGATGTATTACCCTGACACCCGTCCCGGCACCGACCGCTACACCGTCGTCGTGTCGATCAACGCGAAGTATCAGGACTGGGCCGCCCTGTCGGACGACGACTACGCGAAGCACAAGGAGCGCCTCATCGAGGAATCGATCACGTCGCTCGAGCGCTTCATCCCGGACATTCGCGGCAAGATCGAGTGGAAGGAAGCCGCGACGCCGCGCACCGTCGAATACTACACGAAGCACTGGCACGGCACGTCGTTCGGCACGAAGTTCGAGGGCCTGAAAATCTCGATGGACCTGCCGACGCAGCTGCCCGGTCTCTACCACGCCGGCTCAGTCGGCATCATCATGTCGGGCTGGCTCGGCACGATTAACTACGGCGTGATCGTGGCCAACCAGATCGACAAGGCCCTCGCCGCCGCGAAGCGCACCGCCGCCTGATTTCCCCGTGAACGAAGTCGAGCAACTCATCCCGCACCGTCCGCCGTTTCTGTTCGTCGACGCCATCGTGTCCCACGACGGAGAGACCATCGTCACGCGCCGCACTTGGCGCGCCGAGGAGGATTTCTACAAAGGCCACTATCCGGGCGCACCGATCACACCGGGCGTGCTGCTCAGCGAAGCCGTCTTTCAATCCGGCGCCTGTCTCATGGCCAAACTCATGGCGGGCTCGGCCGGGCAGGGCGGCGGCGTTCCTTTGCTCACCAAGGTTTCGGACATCCGTTTCCGTCTGCCGGTTTACCCGGGCGACACCGTGACGATCGAAGTGAAGCGCAAGGAGACCGCCGGCGAGTTTCATTTCCTCACCGGCCTCATGAAATCTGCGGACGGCAAGAAGATCATGAACGTCGATTTCGCCGTCGCGTGGAAGAAACCCGAAGGCCAGGTCACCACGGCATGAGCGATTTCCTCCAAGTCGCGGGCAAAACGTTCCTCGTCCAAGGCGTTGCCAACAAGAAGAGCGTCGCGTGGTTGATCGCGAAATCGCTGGAAGAGCAGGGGGCGCGCGTCGTCTACGCGGTGCGCTCCGAGGCGCGCAGGAAATCCCTCGAAGCCCTGCTCGCCGACCGCCCGGTCTTCGTCTGCGACGTCGAACAGGAGGGCGCGGGCGAGAAACTTGCCGCCGATGTCGCCGCCGCCGGCTTCGCGCCGCTGCACGGCTTGGTTCACTCGATCGCATTCGCGAACTACAGCGAAGGGTTCAAGACGTTCGCCGAGACGAAGCGCGGCGACTTCCTGCAGGCGACCGCCATCTCCGCCTTCTCGCTCGTCGAGCTGACGCGCGCCTTCAAGCCGCACCTCGCGCGCGACGCCTCCGTCGTGACCATCGGCATTTCCTCGCTGCTCGTGACACCCGACAACTACGGCTACATGGGCCCGATCAAAGCCGCGCTGGAATCCTGCGCGCGTTTCCTCGCCAAGTCGCTCAGCGCCGACACCGCCATCCGCGTCAACGTCCTTGGCAGCGGTCCGCTTAAAACGAGCGCTTCGGCTGGCATTCCCGGTTATCTCGAAAGCTATCTCTACGCGGAGAAAATGACCTTCCGCAAACGCGCGCTCGAGACGCAGGAGGTCGCCAACGCCGCGCTCTTTCTCCTCAGCCCGCGCAGCAGTGGCGTGAACGGCACGACGCTGGTCGTGGACGGCGGCCTTGGCTCGAACTACTTCGACAAGGACATCATCCACCTCGCCATGCGGCCGGAGGCACCGAAAGCATGAACCGAGCGCGGCCGCAACATGTAGGAGCCTGCTTGCAGGCGACCACAAATTATCGCCTGCAAGCCGACTCCTCCGGGCCAAAGGCGCATGCCGCAGCCGCATGAAATTCGCGCACGCCTGCATCGAGTCCATCGCCGCGGTCGAGCCGGGCGAAGTCTGGTCGTCAGCCGCCATCGAAGCGCAGCTGAAGCCGATGTATGAACGGCTGCGCCTGCCGGAAGGGCGCCTCGAACTCATGTCCGGCATTCGCGAGCGTCGCATGTGGGCCGCCGGCACGCGGCCTTCCGACGCGAGCGCCGCTGCTGGGCGCAAGCTGCTCGGCATTTCACGAATCCCCGCCGCGAAACTTCAGGTGCTCATGCACAGCGCCGTGTGCCGCGATATGCTCGAACCGGCGACGGCGACCTTCGTGCACCACAAGATGGGCCTCGGCGGCGGCATGCAGGTTTTCGACGTCTCGAACGCCTGCCTCGGTTTCCTTAACGGTCTCGTGCTACTCGGCGGCATGATCGACGCCGGCCAGATTCGCGCAGGCATTGTGGTCTCCGGCGAAAACGGACGCCCGCTCGTCGAGCGCACGATTCAGCACCTGCTCGGCGCCAATCTCGACCGCAACGCGATCAAGCCGTTCTTCGCCAACCTCACCATCGGCTCCGCCGCCGTCGCGGCCGTCGTGTGCCACGAGGACGAGTTGCCCGCCGGCGCGCCGCGGCACCGTCTCGTCGCCGGCGCTGCGCTGGCCGACACGAGCCACAGCGATCTCTGCCAAGGCGACAGCGCGGGCGACGGTCTCTCGATGGAAACCGATTCCGAGCAGCTGCTCATCGCCGGCATCGACGTCGCGCGGCGCACCTGGGCGGACTTCAAGGGCGAGAGCGGCTGGGACGAGGCAACCCCCGACCGCTTCATCTGCCACCAAGTCGGCAGCGCGCATCGCCGCAAGCTCTACGAGACGCTCGGCCTCGATCTCGCGAAGGATTTCTCCTCGTTCGAAACACTCGGCAACACCGGGTCCGCCGCGCTGCCCACGACGCTTGCCCGCGCCGTGGAGCAAGGCGCCGTGCGCGACGGGCAAAAAGTCGCGCTGCTCGGCATCGGCAGCGGCATCAACAGCCTCATGCTCGCGCTCGAGTGGTGATGACGCCCGCCGCACAACTCCCGGACTGGCTGCGGAAACTCTATCCGTTCACGCCGCAACGCTTCGCGACGCCCGCGGGCGAACTGAGCTACGTCGACGAAGGCCCGCGCTCCGACGAAGCGGTCGTGATGGTGCACGGCAATCCGACCTGGTCGTTTTTCTACCGCGACGTCGTGCTCGCGCTGCGCGGCCGGATGCGCTGCATCGTGCCGGATCACCTCGGTTGCGGCCTGAGCGACAAACCGCAGCAATGGGACTACACGCTGCCCAACCACGTCGCGAACCTGCGCGCGCTCCTCGATTCGCTGCAGTTCCGCAAAATTCACCTCGTCGTCCACGACTGGGGCGGGCCGATCGGACTCGGCGCGCTGCTGCCGCAGCCGGAGAAGCTCGGCGGTGTCGCGATTCTCAACACCGCAGCATTCGCCGACACGGTCGTGCCGCTGCGCATCCGGCTCTGCCGCGCGCCGTTGCTCGGTGAGCTGATCGTGCGCGGCGGCAACGGCTTTGCGTGGCCCGCGACGTGGATGGCGGTTTCGCAGCCGCTACCGGGCGACGTGAAGCGCGGTTTTCTTTTCCCCTACGACTCGTGGGCCAACCGCATCGCGACGCACCGTTTCGTCGTCGACATCCCGAGCGGACGCGGCACTGCATCAGACCGCGCGCTCGCAGAGATCGAGTCGCGCCTGCCGCTGCTGCGCGAGCGCGACGTCGCGGTGTTGTGGGGTGCGGATGATTTTTGCTTCAACCGACACTACTTCCGCCGCTGGCGCGAGCTACTGCCCGACGCGCAGCACGAACTGCTCGAAGGCGTCGGCCACTACCTGATCGAGGACGGCGGGAGCAGGGTCGTGCAAAGCATCGCCGCGCACGTGACCGGGGACGCGGGCAACCGGCGCGTGTGACCGCCCCAACTCAACGAACGTCTTAGCCAACACATGGCAAACGCAGCGCCCCATCGTCCGACTGGCACGGGTCACGTCTTCTGGCTTTTCGGACTCTCCGGCGCGGGCAAATCCACGCTCGCCCACGCGCTCGCGAACGACCTGCGACAGGGCGGCCGCAGTGTGCTCGAACTCGACGGAGATCGCTTGCGCTCCGGATTGTGCCGCGGGCTCGGTTTCTCGACCGAAGAGCGGGCCGAAAATCTCCGTCGCGCAGCCGAGGTCGCGAAGCTCGGACTCGATTCGGGACTGTGCGTCGTTGCCGCCTTCATCACGCCGCTGAACGAGAACCGGGCGCTCGTGGCGTCCATCGTCGGGCGGGACGCGCTTTCGTTCGTTTTCGTCGACGCGCCGCTCGACGTCTGCCGGCAACGCGACGTGAAGCACCTCTACGCCGCCGCCGCTCGCGGCGACGTGCAGAAATTCACCGGCGTGAGCGCCGCCTTCGAGCCGTCACCGGACGCCGACCTCCAGGTGCCAAGCGCGCAGGAGAGCGTGGCCGAGAGCAGCGCGCGGCTGCGCGCGTTCGCTTGGGACAAGTTGACAGGAGCGCGATAGCCATGCGTTCGCTGGATCACCTGGAGCTGCTCGAGCACGAAGCCATCTACATCGTGCGCGAGGCGGTGGCGCTCTTCCCGCGACTCGCGCTGCTGTTCTCGGGCGGCAAAGATTCCCTCGTGCTCGCGCACGTCGCCCGCAAGGCTCTGGCGCCGCTCCAGCCCCAGTTCCCGCTGCTGCACATCGACACCGGCCACAATTTCCCGGAGACGCTGGAGTTTCGCGACGCCTACGTGCGCCAGACGGGATGGCGACTGGAAGTCCGGAGCGTCGAGGCCTCGATCGCCGCCGGACGCGTCCAGGCTGACCCCGCGCCGCACGCGAGTCGCAATCACCTGCAGTCCGTCACCCTCACGGATGCCATTCGCGAGTTGAATCTCGACGCCTGCCTCGGCGGTGCCCGGCGCGACGAGGAAAAGGCCCGCGCGAAGGAGCGCGTGTTCTCGCACCGCAATCGCGATGGCCGCTGGGAGCCGCAACATCAGCGCCCGGAGCTCTGGCACCTCGTCAACGGACACAAGGCGCCCGGCGAGCACTTCCGGGTTTTCCCGCTCAGCAATTGGACCGAGCTCGACGTGTGGAGCTACATCCGGCGCGAGAACTTGGCGCTGCCGAGCCTCTATTTCGCGCACGAGCGCCGGGTCGTGAACCGAAGCGGCACGCTGCTGGCGCTGCCGGACGAATCGTGGCTGCAACCGGGCGAAGAGCTGCGCGGCGAGCGCGTGCGTTTCCGCACCATCGGCGACATGACGTGCACCGGCGCCGTGCGTTCCGCGGCGCAGACACTCGACGAAGTGATGGCCGAGGTTGCGGCCGCTCGCCAAACCGAGCGCGCTGCCCGTGCAGACGATCAGCGCTCCGACGCCGCGATGGAGGACCGGAAGCGCGAGGGCTACTTCTGATGGACATCCTGCGTCTCATCACCTGCGGCAACGTGGACGACGGCAAGAGCACGCTGCTCGGCCGCCTCCTGCACGACACCAAGTCGATTTTCGAAGACCAGTGGGCGGCTTTGCAGCGCATCTCGAGCGAGCGCGGCGATAGCGCGGTGAATCTGGCGTTCATCACCGACGGCCTGCGCGCGGAGCGGGCACAAGGCATCACAATCGACGTCGCGCACCGCTATTTTTCCACGCCGCGAAGGAAGTTCATCCTCGCGGATTGCCCGGGCCATCTGGAATTCACGCGCAACATGGTGACCGGCGCCTCCAGCGCGCAGGTCGCGCTGCTCCTGGTGGACGCGCAGCGGGGGATAACGGAGCAGACGCGCCGGCACGCGTTCCTGGTGTCGTTGCTCCGCGTGCGGCACCTCGTCGTTTGCGTGAACAAGATGGACCTCGTGGGCTTCGCCGAAGCGCGGTTTGACGAGATTCGCGACCAGGTCATGGCTTTCGCAGAGCGGTTGGAAGGCGTGGAAGTGCAGTTCATCCCGATCGCCGCCTTGCACGGCGACAACGTCGTCGAGCGGTCGGCGCGGATGCCGTGGTATGCCGGCACGCCGTTGCTGTATGCCTTGGAGAATTTCTATGTCCGCAACGAAGCGAATCTGGTCGATGCGCGGTTCTCGGTGCAGCTCGTGATGGAATCGGCCGGGAAGCGCCTTCTGGCGGGGCGCGTGGCGAGCGGCGTGCTGCGACCAGGCGAGGAGCTTGTTCACTTGCCGTCCGGGCGGCCGCTGAAGATTTGCCGGATCGACGTTGCGGGCGAGGAGACCGCGGAAGCACGTCATCCGATGAGCGTAGCGCTCGAAGTCGACGCGACGTTCGCCATCCAACGCGGCGACATGCTCGCGCGACCGCACAATCATCCCACGCCGGCGACGGAGCTGGACGCGATGGTTTGCTGGCTGGATGAGCGTCCGCTGGAGCTTGGGCGGACTTACCGGATACGGCAGGCGGAGCGCGAGGTTGGGGGAAGCGTGGCGGAGATTCTTTACACGATCGACGTGAACACGCTGCGGCGACAGCCCGCGGCTGACGGCCGGTTGCCGATGAACGCGATCGCGCGCGCGGCGCTGAAAGTGGACGCGGTGATTTTCGCCGACGCCTACCGACGGAACCGGGAGACGGGGAGTCTTCTGATCATCGACCCGGAGACCAACGCCACCGCCGGAGCCGCCATGATCTTGGCACCTTAAGGACGTTGCCGAAGGACGGGCGAAAGGGTTGTGCGTCGGGAGGTTTTCCGAACAAGTCTTATTTGGGACATAATGCTTATTGTGCGACTTTCCACTGAGAAAACAGCCTGTTCCGAGTAGACGCTGATCCGGTCAAGGAGACTCCACTATCGGCGCGAGCGCGTCCGGACTACATCGTCGTCGGTTCGCGTCGGGGCACACCAGCTCCTACGAAATACTTATGACCAGCGAGGTCCAGCGGCTGACTCGCGAGGCCCCTGCCCGGTCGTCACCGTTGCGATCGCCGCGCGTGCCCGCCCGGACAAGTGCGCAAGACCCAAGCGGCTGCGCGTGCCGAAGTCCACTAACCGGCCGATTCAGCGTGCGAGGCCCCAGCGGCGCGTGAGCGGATAATAGATGAACAGCGGTTTGCCGACCACGTCCTTGTCCGGGATAAATCCCCAATAGCGACTGTCCGCGCTGTTCGGCGAGTTGTCGCCTAGCGCCATGAACGAGTTCGCCGGAACCTCAACGACGTTGCCGCTGCCGAGCAGTCCGACGTTCGTGTAGCCCGGATAAAGTCCGCGCTTCTCAGAATTCGCTTTGAATGCATCAGCGCCCGCGATCGGCGCGCCGTTGCGGAAAAGCTGCGCGGCAGGATCGTTCGAATTTTCACCGCCATCGCGGATGAACTTCGGCTCGCGGACCTCGATCTTGTCGCCCGGCGTGCCGACGAGACGCTTGATGTAGTATTGGCGCAGTTGTTCGCCGTTTGGCCCCGTCATCGCGTCGCTGTGGATGTTCTCGGTCTTGAAAACGAAGCCCTGTCCCACTTTCGGCGGGAAGAAGTTGTAGGTGATGCGGTCGACGAAGAGCAGGTCGCCCGTGAGAATGTCGAACGACAGGATCGGTTCGCCGCGCTTCGCCTGCCTGCCCACGGGAATCCAGTATACGCGCTGATCGAAGGTTCGGCCACCCGCGGAGATCGTGAGAATCGAGGATTCCGGCGTCCGCCCGCTGCTCGCCTGCTCGCGGAGCACGCGGGTGAACGGACGATTCTTGCCGCCAAATGCTTCGTCGAGCACGCGTTCGAAACCGAAGTCGACGGGCACCTCGATCTCCGTCGGAGTGCCGTTCACCAGGAACGTGTAGACCCGGTAAGTCGTCGGGAAAAACCCGAGCGCGCGACCGGCGCGCTGCGTCGACACCACGTGGAACTCGCCATCCTGAAACTTCAGCGCCGGGACGAGGATCTCGCCGTCGGCAGGTGCGATTGCCCGGTAGTTCGTCGCGCCAAAGGCGAGCAACCGGCCAACGCGTCCGAGCACGCCGGGCTCCTCGCCCGGTTTAATGAGCTCGTGCGTCATGCCGTAGTAAGTCGGCCACATCGAGTTCGTCGGAATCTTGAACGGCTGCACGAAATACGCGCGCAAACCGAGAATCACGATCGCGGCAACGAGGAAGAACTCGACGTTCTCGACGAGCGACGAGGTCGGATAAATGCGGCCGCCGGTTTGGCGCAGGACATCCTCGAGCTTCTCGATCGCCATCTTGAGCTTCGAGGCGTCGGCCTTGTCCTTTAGGCGCAGCTTGAGGTCGCCCGTCGCGGCGACGAGTTGCTGCACTTGCGCGGGCGGCAACTGGTCGCGGCGGAAGTTGTAGACGCGCTCAGCGACTTCGAGCCAGTTGGCGGCGTGGCGCCGCATCTTTTTTTCTTCGGAGAGGAGAAAGTCGAACACGGCGGAAAGGAAAACGTCTGACTCAGTTGTTGGTTTTTAGAACCTGAATGAAAGCGTCCGGAGGGATCGAGACTTTGCCGATCTGCTTCATCTTCTTCTTACCCTCCTTCTGTTTCTCGAGGAGCTTGCGCTTGCGGGAGATGTCGCCGCCGTAGCATTTCGCTGTGACGTCCTTGCGCATCTCGCGAACGTTGTCGCGGGCGATGATCTTGCCGCCGATGGCGGCTTGCACCGCGATCTTGAACATCTGCGGCGGAATGATCTCGGCGAGTTTCTCGCAGAGCGCGCGGCCCTGCATCTCAGCTTTCGAGCGGTGCACGATGCTCGCGAAGGCGTCGACGGGATCGCCGTTCACGAGGATATCCATCTTCACGAGGTCGGAGGCGCGGTATTCGCCGAGCTCGTAGTCCATCGAGCCGTAGCCGCGCGTGATGCTCTTCAGGCGATCGTTGAAATCGACGAGGATTTCGTTGAGCGGCAGCACGCAGGTCAGCATGACGCGCGCGCCGTCGAGCGTGTCGGTGTGATCGAGCGAGCCGCGCTTTTCCATGATGAGGTTCATGATGTCGCCCATGAACTCGTTCGGGATATGGATCTGCGCCTTGATGGTCGGCTCGGCGATTTCGAGGATCGAGGCCGGGTCCGGCAAATCGACGGGATTGTCGACTTCGATCGTCTCCTTGGCGTGATTCGTCACCTTGTAGACGACGCTCGGATACGTAGAGATGATATCGACGTCGTATTCGCGGCGGATGCGCTCCTGGATGACTTCCATGTGGAGCAGGCCGAGGAAGCCCGCGCGAAAACCGAAGCCGAGCGCGACGGACGATTCCGTTTGGTAGACGAGCGCCGAGTCGTTGAGTCGGAGTTTGCCGAGCGCGACCTTGAGTTTCTCGTAGTCGTCGGACTCGAGCGGATATAGGCCGCAATAGACCATCGGACGCACTTCCTTGTAGCCGGGCAGCATCTCGGCCGCGGGCTTGTTGGCATGCGTGACGGTGTCGCCGATCTTGATCTCGTCGGTGCTCTTGATGTTCGAGACGATGTAGCCGACGTCGCCGGGGCCGAGTTCGTTCACCTTCTCCATCGCCGGGCGGAACACGCCCACTTCCTTCACTTCGGAGCGCTGGCCGGTGCTCATCAGCATCATCATTTCGCCGGCCTTGACGGTGCCGGAAAAGACGCGGGCGTAGGAAATGACGCCGCGGTAGGAATCATATTTCGAGTCGAAAACCAGCGCGCGCAACTCCGCGCAATCGGTCCAACGCGGCGGCGGGATGCGAGTGACGACGGCTTCGAGAATGTCCTGGATGCCGATGCCGGCCTTGCCGCTGGCGAGGATGGCTTCCTCGCCCGGAATCGTGAGGATGTCCTCGAGCTGCTTGATGCAGAGCTCGAGGTTGGCGCTCGGCAGGTCGATCTTGTTGATGACCGGAATGACCTTGAGGCCTTGGTTGAACGCCAGGTGCGCATTCGCGACCGTCTGCGCTTCGACGCCTTGGGCAGCGTCGATGAGCAACAGCGCGCCTTCGCACGCCGCGAGGGAGCGCGACACCTCATAGGAGAAGTCGACGTGTCCGGGCGTGTCCGTGAGGTGCAGCTTGTAGATTTTGCCGTCCTTCGCCGGGTAGTGCATCACGACCGGGTGCATCTTGATCGTGATGCCCCGCTCCTTCTCGAGATCCATCGCGTCGAGGTGCTGATCGGTCAGCACGCGCTGCGACACGGTGTTGGTGTATTCGAGCAGGCGGTCGGACAGCGTCGTCTTGCCGTGATCGACGTGTGCGATGATGCAGAAGTTTCTGGTGAG
Coding sequences within it:
- the lepB gene encoding signal peptidase I, encoding MFDFLLSEEKKMRRHAANWLEVAERVYNFRRDQLPPAQVQQLVAATGDLKLRLKDKADASKLKMAIEKLEDVLRQTGGRIYPTSSLVENVEFFLVAAIVILGLRAYFVQPFKIPTNSMWPTYYGMTHELIKPGEEPGVLGRVGRLLAFGATNYRAIAPADGEILVPALKFQDGEFHVVSTQRAGRALGFFPTTYRVYTFLVNGTPTEIEVPVDFGFERVLDEAFGGKNRPFTRVLREQASSGRTPESSILTISAGGRTFDQRVYWIPVGRQAKRGEPILSFDILTGDLLFVDRITYNFFPPKVGQGFVFKTENIHSDAMTGPNGEQLRQYYIKRLVGTPGDKIEVREPKFIRDGGENSNDPAAQLFRNGAPIAGADAFKANSEKRGLYPGYTNVGLLGSGNVVEVPANSFMALGDNSPNSADSRYWGFIPDKDVVGKPLFIYYPLTRRWGLAR
- the lepA gene encoding elongation factor 4, coding for MPDLLTRNFCIIAHVDHGKTTLSDRLLEYTNTVSQRVLTDQHLDAMDLEKERGITIKMHPVVMHYPAKDGKIYKLHLTDTPGHVDFSYEVSRSLAACEGALLLIDAAQGVEAQTVANAHLAFNQGLKVIPVINKIDLPSANLELCIKQLEDILTIPGEEAILASGKAGIGIQDILEAVVTRIPPPRWTDCAELRALVFDSKYDSYRGVISYARVFSGTVKAGEMMMLMSTGQRSEVKEVGVFRPAMEKVNELGPGDVGYIVSNIKSTDEIKIGDTVTHANKPAAEMLPGYKEVRPMVYCGLYPLESDDYEKLKVALGKLRLNDSALVYQTESSVALGFGFRAGFLGLLHMEVIQERIRREYDVDIISTYPSVVYKVTNHAKETIEVDNPVDLPDPASILEIAEPTIKAQIHIPNEFMGDIMNLIMEKRGSLDHTDTLDGARVMLTCVLPLNEILVDFNDRLKSITRGYGSMDYELGEYRASDLVKMDILVNGDPVDAFASIVHRSKAEMQGRALCEKLAEIIPPQMFKIAVQAAIGGKIIARDNVREMRKDVTAKCYGGDISRKRKLLEKQKEGKKKMKQIGKVSIPPDAFIQVLKTNN